The following coding sequences are from one Candidatus Binataceae bacterium window:
- the folE gene encoding GTP cyclohydrolase I FolE — protein MRARKARLELPAHLPRRQAAELPRPEGAEVEDAVRTVLRRIGEDPDREGLKRTPARVLQALDFLTRGYREDPKVAINGALFTEDDYQEIILCKDLDFYSLCEHHLLPFFGKAHVAYLPNRRIIGLSKLARLVEIYARRLQVQERLTTQIAQTLMEELEPLGVGVVLEAEHLCMRMRGVEKQNSYVTTSAMLGVFRTHFETRQEFMNLLRNGKQ, from the coding sequence GTGCGCGCCAGGAAAGCAAGGCTTGAACTGCCCGCCCATTTACCGCGCCGGCAGGCGGCCGAACTGCCGCGCCCCGAGGGCGCCGAGGTCGAGGACGCGGTGCGCACCGTCCTGCGCCGCATCGGCGAAGACCCCGACCGCGAGGGACTCAAGCGTACGCCGGCCCGCGTGCTGCAGGCGCTGGACTTTCTCACCCGCGGCTACCGCGAAGACCCCAAGGTCGCGATCAACGGTGCGCTCTTCACCGAGGATGACTACCAGGAGATCATCCTGTGCAAGGACCTCGACTTCTACTCCTTATGCGAGCATCACCTGCTGCCCTTCTTCGGCAAAGCGCACGTCGCCTATCTGCCCAACCGCCGGATCATCGGGCTTTCCAAGCTCGCGCGCCTGGTCGAGATCTACGCCCGCCGGCTCCAAGTGCAGGAGCGGCTGACCACCCAGATCGCGCAGACCTTGATGGAAGAGCTCGAGCCGCTGGGCGTCGGCGTGGTGCTCGAAGCCGAGCACCTGTGCATGCGGATGCGCGGGGTCGAGAAGCAGAACTCCTACGTCACCACCTCGGCGATGCTGGGGGTATTCCGTACCCATTTTGAAACGCGCCAGGAGTTCATGAATCTCCTGCGCAACGGCAAGCAATAG
- the hisG gene encoding ATP phosphoribosyltransferase, whose product MSTDDNVLRFGLPKGSLEASTLELMRKSGWRVSVGARSYMPSVDDPTLTCRLLRPQEMPRYIADGSLDAGITGSDWIVENGVELVEVASFVYSKVSLTPTRWVLAVPDNSPVRRLEDLEGKHVATEMVAFTRRVFAQRKIDVEVEFSWGATEAKAAEGLVDAVVEVTETGSSLRANGLRIVEELLTSTPVLVANPASWEVDWKQAKIRQIGMLLRGALDAENRVGIKMNVARENLEKVIALLPSITAPTISQLYPSPNLKGKEWLAVETVIAEHTVRELFPKLLEAGAVGIIEYPLNKII is encoded by the coding sequence ATGTCCACTGACGACAACGTACTCAGATTCGGCCTGCCCAAGGGCAGCCTCGAAGCATCAACGCTGGAGCTGATGCGCAAATCAGGATGGCGCGTATCGGTCGGCGCGCGCTCCTACATGCCGAGCGTCGACGACCCGACGCTGACCTGCCGGCTGCTCCGCCCGCAGGAGATGCCGCGCTATATCGCCGACGGCTCGCTCGACGCCGGTATCACCGGCAGCGATTGGATCGTCGAAAACGGTGTGGAACTGGTCGAGGTCGCGAGCTTTGTCTATTCCAAGGTTTCGCTGACGCCGACGCGTTGGGTGCTGGCGGTGCCTGACAATTCGCCCGTGCGCCGGTTGGAAGATCTCGAAGGCAAGCACGTAGCGACCGAGATGGTGGCGTTCACGCGGCGGGTCTTTGCTCAGCGCAAAATTGATGTAGAAGTTGAATTTTCGTGGGGCGCCACCGAAGCCAAGGCCGCCGAGGGGCTGGTGGACGCGGTGGTCGAAGTCACCGAGACCGGCTCCTCGCTGCGCGCCAATGGCCTGCGCATCGTCGAGGAGCTGCTGACTTCGACGCCGGTGTTGGTGGCCAATCCAGCGTCATGGGAAGTCGATTGGAAGCAGGCCAAGATTCGCCAGATCGGGATGCTTCTGCGCGGCGCGCTTGACGCCGAAAACCGGGTCGGGATCAAGATGAACGTCGCGCGGGAAAACCTCGAGAAGGTGATCGCGCTGTTGCCGTCGATCACGGCGCCCACCATCTCGCAGCTCTATCCCTCGCCCAATCTCAAGGGCAAGGAGTGGCTGGCGGTCGAGACGGTTATCGCGGAGCACACCGTGCGCGAGCTGTTTCCCAAACTGCTAGAAGCGGGCGCGGTTGGGATTATCGAATATCCGCTCAACAAGATCATTTGA
- the hisI gene encoding phosphoribosyl-AMP cyclohydrolase — MDTQAAAALIDFDKAGGVVPAIAQDYRNGRVLMVAYMNREAFEETLRTGHACYFSRSRNRLWRKGEESGNYQVVHEIRTDCDADTVLLAVEQHGDGAACHEGYESCFSRKLDGETWRIVDTRKVDPAKYGPGYGHHPAKPAD; from the coding sequence ATGGACACCCAGGCAGCAGCAGCGCTGATCGACTTCGACAAGGCCGGCGGCGTGGTCCCGGCCATCGCCCAAGACTATCGGAACGGGCGCGTCCTGATGGTCGCCTACATGAATCGCGAGGCCTTCGAGGAAACCCTGCGCACCGGCCACGCGTGCTACTTCTCGCGCTCGCGCAACCGCCTGTGGCGCAAGGGCGAGGAATCCGGCAACTACCAGGTCGTGCATGAAATCCGCACCGATTGCGACGCCGACACAGTGCTGCTCGCGGTTGAACAGCACGGCGATGGCGCCGCCTGCCACGAGGGCTACGAGTCGTGCTTCTCGCGCAAGCTCGACGGCGAGACGTGGCGCATCGTCGATACCCGCAAAGTCGATCCGGCCAAGTACGGCCCCGGCTACGGCCATCACCCCGCCAAGCCCGCGGATTGA
- a CDS encoding homoserine kinase, whose protein sequence is MAVYTELSKSFLEQLGDDYNLGRILSVGGITQGSVNSNYLVETAKGRFLLRIDEVKTEGEVKRELDLLTFLRKHNFPCPHPLQDRMGRLWREYEGKCASLYRYHEGRIVAVERLRPSQLETIGRTLGELHVIGKGYKKGIDNRFSFERIADLYLGVRGRLPAYFRKIMRTLEDEVDYLTRYLEGKLPKGVIHGDLFADNVLFRGEKLTAVLDFEAACRGKFIFDIATAVNALCFVDGQYSLDRFRYVMQGYESVRTLSLAEWDAFPNELRYSSLRFTVTRLHDFFLHPIDGNRRVNKDFREFFERLRVLRREREGGMEALLMAMATGYDYRKYQKVKANERLKA, encoded by the coding sequence ATGGCTGTATATACCGAGCTTTCCAAATCGTTCCTCGAGCAGCTCGGCGACGATTATAACCTCGGCCGCATCCTCAGTGTCGGCGGGATCACCCAGGGCTCAGTCAATAGCAACTACCTGGTCGAGACCGCCAAGGGGCGTTTCCTGCTGCGGATTGACGAGGTCAAGACCGAGGGCGAGGTAAAACGCGAACTGGACCTGCTCACGTTCCTGCGCAAGCACAACTTTCCCTGCCCGCATCCGCTGCAGGACCGGATGGGGCGTCTGTGGCGCGAGTACGAGGGCAAGTGCGCCTCGCTCTATCGCTACCACGAGGGCCGGATCGTTGCGGTAGAACGCTTGCGCCCGAGCCAGCTCGAAACTATCGGGCGAACCCTCGGCGAGCTGCATGTCATCGGCAAGGGCTACAAGAAGGGCATCGACAACCGCTTCTCCTTCGAGCGCATCGCCGATCTCTATCTCGGGGTGCGCGGCCGGCTGCCCGCCTACTTCCGCAAGATCATGCGCACCCTGGAGGACGAGGTCGATTACCTGACCCGTTACCTCGAAGGCAAGCTGCCCAAGGGCGTCATTCACGGCGACCTGTTCGCCGACAACGTTCTGTTTCGCGGCGAAAAACTGACCGCGGTGCTCGATTTCGAGGCCGCCTGCCGCGGCAAGTTCATCTTCGACATCGCGACCGCGGTCAACGCCCTGTGCTTCGTCGACGGTCAGTATTCGCTCGACCGCTTTCGCTACGTGATGCAGGGCTACGAGTCGGTGCGCACGCTCTCGCTGGCCGAGTGGGACGCCTTCCCCAACGAATTGCGCTACTCCTCGCTGCGCTTCACCGTCACGCGCCTGCACGACTTCTTTCTCCATCCGATTGACGGCAACCGCCGGGTCAACAAGGACTTCCGCGAGTTCTTCGAACGCCTGCGCGTCCTGCGCCGCGAGCGCGAGGGCGGGATGGAGGCGCTGTTGATGGCGATGGCGACCGGGTACGATTATCGCAAGTACCAGAAGGTCAAGGCCAACGAGCGGCTGAAAGCTTGA
- a CDS encoding methylenetetrahydrofolate reductase: MTALLERLDARRPALWLEVAPPRGIAYESLLSKLAALRGHVDAINLADNALGRVKMSPLVFGGMVKARLGIAVVINFSCRDRNRYALKADLLGAGALGIDGVVALAGDKLADDPSGARAVHDLDPFGLLGAMGDLRRGDTGEGRRLLKTLPTFSLGAVANPNRRNLEREFELLERKAAAGAEFVITQPVFDAEVARRFLGRARRLGLRVLLGVLPVKRESMAAYLKDRIADLSTAHAHFDRYAGLSEEEARRTSIDASMELMRSLAGEAAGFNIMSGGGPSLAIELALAFSRWQEEAGARQESKA; the protein is encoded by the coding sequence GTGACGGCCCTGCTCGAGCGTCTGGACGCGCGCAGGCCGGCGCTGTGGCTGGAGGTCGCGCCGCCGCGCGGGATCGCCTACGAGTCACTGTTGTCCAAACTCGCCGCGCTGCGCGGGCACGTCGATGCGATAAACCTCGCGGACAACGCGCTGGGGCGGGTCAAGATGTCGCCGCTGGTCTTCGGCGGGATGGTCAAGGCGCGCCTCGGAATCGCGGTGGTGATCAATTTCTCCTGCCGCGACCGTAATCGTTACGCGCTGAAAGCCGATCTGCTCGGCGCCGGCGCACTCGGGATAGACGGCGTGGTTGCGCTGGCCGGCGACAAGCTTGCCGACGATCCCAGCGGCGCGCGCGCGGTCCACGATCTAGATCCGTTCGGCCTGCTCGGCGCGATGGGCGACCTGCGCCGCGGCGACACCGGCGAGGGGCGCCGCCTGCTCAAGACCCTGCCGACCTTCTCGCTCGGCGCGGTCGCCAATCCCAATCGCAGGAACCTCGAGCGCGAGTTCGAGTTGCTCGAACGCAAGGCGGCGGCCGGCGCCGAGTTCGTGATCACGCAGCCGGTTTTCGACGCCGAAGTCGCGCGGCGCTTCCTTGGGCGCGCGCGGCGGCTGGGACTGCGCGTGCTTCTCGGCGTGCTGCCGGTCAAGCGCGAGTCGATGGCGGCCTACCTGAAGGACCGCATTGCTGACCTCAGCACGGCGCATGCGCACTTCGACCGCTATGCGGGGTTGAGCGAGGAGGAGGCGCGGCGGACGTCGATCGACGCCAGCATGGAGCTGATGCGCTCGTTGGCTGGTGAGGCCGCAGGTTTTAACATAATGAGCGGCGGCGGACCGTCGCTGGCGATCGAGCTGGCGCTCGCGTTCAGCCGCTGGCAGGAGGAGGCCGGTGCGCGCCAGGAAAGCAAGGCTTGA
- a CDS encoding LLM class flavin-dependent oxidoreductase, protein MIHFNAFTQCSICPQSKGQWKHPADRSSTGYRDLDYYVEIARTLERGCFDALFFADIHGTYDTYRGTREAAVRHAVQFPCNDPTVLIPALAMATRNLGFAATYSTTYHPPYQAAKLFSTLDHLTHGRVGWNVVTSYLPDAERNGLGKVLPHDERYDRADEYMEVVYKLWEASWEEDAVVRDVARDVHTDPSKVHEIRHRGKYFEVLGPHLCEPSPQRTPLIYQAGLSGRGMQFAATHAEAVFVVFPNTTVCRAYCDRIRELAAARGRDPRHLKILLAISPVAATTDAEARLRHQQMLEYASPEGAFALFGGWTGIDLSKYGPDDKLGEVKSEGMQFLAQYFSSVDPTREWTMRQIAEFLSIASVMPVPIGDYRRIADELERWVVEGGVDGFNYFSIDTPIDYTVFVDLVVPELQRRGLMRKEYEASTLREHYFGKGNRRLADDHPGAAYSCYRRRESAPAAARRSA, encoded by the coding sequence GTGATCCATTTCAACGCCTTCACCCAATGCTCGATCTGCCCGCAATCCAAGGGCCAGTGGAAGCATCCGGCCGACCGTTCCTCGACCGGTTACCGCGACCTCGACTACTACGTCGAGATCGCGCGCACGCTTGAGCGCGGATGCTTCGACGCGCTGTTCTTTGCGGATATCCACGGCACCTACGACACCTACCGCGGCACCCGCGAGGCCGCCGTGCGCCACGCAGTACAATTTCCGTGCAACGATCCGACCGTGCTGATCCCAGCGCTCGCGATGGCCACCCGCAATCTCGGCTTCGCGGCCACTTACAGCACGACCTACCATCCGCCCTATCAGGCCGCAAAACTCTTCTCCACACTCGACCATTTGACCCACGGGCGCGTCGGATGGAACGTCGTGACGTCTTACCTGCCCGACGCCGAGCGCAACGGGCTGGGTAAGGTGCTCCCGCATGACGAACGCTACGACCGCGCCGACGAGTACATGGAGGTCGTTTACAAGCTGTGGGAGGCGAGCTGGGAGGAGGACGCGGTGGTGCGCGACGTCGCCCGCGACGTCCATACCGATCCTTCCAAAGTCCACGAGATCCGCCATCGCGGAAAATACTTTGAGGTGCTGGGGCCGCATCTGTGCGAGCCTTCGCCCCAACGCACACCCCTCATCTACCAAGCGGGGTTGTCAGGGCGCGGGATGCAGTTCGCGGCGACGCACGCCGAGGCGGTCTTCGTGGTCTTTCCCAATACCACCGTATGCCGCGCGTACTGCGACCGGATCCGCGAGCTCGCCGCCGCACGCGGCCGCGACCCGCGCCATCTCAAGATCCTGCTCGCAATCTCGCCTGTCGCCGCCACGACCGACGCCGAAGCGCGCCTGCGCCATCAACAGATGCTCGAGTACGCCAGCCCCGAGGGCGCCTTCGCGCTGTTTGGCGGATGGACCGGGATCGACCTGTCGAAGTACGGGCCGGACGACAAGCTGGGCGAGGTCAAGTCCGAGGGGATGCAGTTTCTTGCGCAGTATTTCTCCTCGGTGGATCCGACGCGCGAGTGGACGATGCGCCAGATTGCCGAGTTCCTTTCGATCGCCAGCGTGATGCCGGTGCCCATCGGCGACTACCGGCGGATCGCCGACGAACTCGAGCGCTGGGTCGTCGAAGGCGGCGTCGACGGCTTCAACTACTTCTCCATCGACACGCCGATCGACTACACGGTCTTCGTGGACCTGGTGGTGCCGGAACTCCAGCGCCGCGGCCTGATGCGCAAGGAATACGAAGCGAGCACGCTGCGCGAGCACTACTTCGGCAAAGGCAATCGCCGGCTCGCCGACGATCATCCGGGCGCCGCGTATAGTTGCTACCGCCGCCGCGAATCGGCCCCTGCCGCCGCGCGCCGCTCCGCCTGA
- the bcp gene encoding thioredoxin-dependent thiol peroxidase, with the protein MVKAKSVAPRTRANPPACGLEGRKAPSFQLPDADGTPVALGDLLKRGSLVLYFYPKDMTPGCTAEACAFRDEAARLKALGAQVVGVSADSPDSHRKFAAKHKLNFPLLSDSGNRVTRLYGVYKKKSLYGREFMGIERTTFVIGRDGIVRKVFPKVKVAGHVDELVQALKALD; encoded by the coding sequence ATGGTCAAGGCGAAAAGCGTAGCCCCCCGCACCAGGGCTAACCCACCCGCCTGCGGACTCGAAGGGCGCAAGGCGCCGTCCTTCCAGCTGCCCGACGCCGACGGTACGCCCGTCGCGCTGGGCGATCTGCTCAAGCGCGGCAGCCTGGTGCTCTACTTCTATCCCAAGGACATGACGCCCGGATGCACCGCCGAGGCCTGCGCTTTCCGCGACGAGGCGGCGCGGCTCAAGGCGCTGGGCGCGCAGGTTGTCGGCGTCAGCGCCGACTCGCCCGATTCGCATCGCAAGTTCGCCGCCAAGCACAAACTCAACTTCCCGCTGCTCAGCGACAGCGGCAACCGGGTCACCCGGCTCTACGGCGTTTACAAGAAGAAGTCGCTCTACGGGCGCGAATTCATGGGCATCGAGCGCACGACCTTCGTGATCGGCCGCGACGGCATCGTGCGCAAGGTCTTTCCCAAGGTCAAGGTCGCCGGCCATGTCGACGAGCTTGTCCAAGCGCTGAAGGCGCTCGACTGA
- the gspE gene encoding type II secretion system ATPase GspE produces MATAHKSFESILLDRSWVSEQDLERARQRKKPGQGLADVLIDMGALEPQRLARALAQEYWLPFQAHIDEHAIDPTLLGKVPINYAKKNRILPLSSNGDGIIVAIADPAKYEPLDDLRMLFGVPLHPVVVPPAVLDEAINRAYDQATTTTAQDLMIDLEEERLDVVASELAQEPRDLLESDDAAPIIKLVNGLLSQAVKDRASDIHIEPFERELVVRFRVDGMMYDVISPPKRFQPAITSRVKVMSGLNIAEKRLPQDGRIRLRIAGRDIDIRVSSIPTAFGERIVLRLLDRAQALVDLSLDHLGFSGDNLGRLDRLIRQSHGILLATGPTGSGKTTTLYACLARINSPEKNIITIEDPIEYQLHGIGQMQVNPKIELTFANGLRSILRQDPDVIMVGEIRDSETAEIAIHAALTGHLVFSTLHTNDSFGAVTRLVDMGIEPFLVSSSILAVLAQRLVRLLCQNCREPYTAGAAELARIGLEGVPLDGPIYRPAAAGCRACRGTGYRGRTAIHELMVMDDEVRTLVMQKADAATIRRHCTSRGMKLLRRNGAERVLQGQTTIEELLRVTQEDIL; encoded by the coding sequence ATGGCGACTGCGCACAAGAGCTTCGAGTCAATTCTGCTCGACCGCTCGTGGGTCTCCGAGCAGGATCTCGAACGGGCCCGCCAGCGCAAGAAACCCGGACAGGGCCTTGCCGACGTGCTGATCGATATGGGAGCGCTGGAACCCCAGCGGCTGGCACGCGCTCTTGCGCAGGAATACTGGCTGCCCTTCCAGGCCCATATCGACGAGCACGCCATCGATCCGACGCTGCTTGGCAAGGTTCCGATTAACTACGCGAAAAAGAATCGAATCCTGCCGCTGAGCTCCAACGGCGACGGCATCATCGTCGCGATTGCCGACCCGGCCAAATACGAGCCGCTCGACGACCTCCGGATGCTGTTCGGCGTCCCGCTCCATCCGGTGGTCGTGCCGCCGGCCGTGCTCGACGAAGCGATCAACCGCGCCTATGACCAGGCGACCACCACCACAGCGCAGGACCTGATGATCGACCTCGAGGAGGAGCGGCTCGACGTCGTCGCGAGCGAGTTGGCCCAGGAGCCGCGCGACCTGCTGGAATCCGACGACGCCGCGCCGATCATCAAGCTGGTCAACGGGCTGCTCTCCCAGGCGGTCAAGGATCGGGCGAGCGACATCCATATTGAGCCATTCGAGCGCGAGCTGGTGGTGCGCTTTCGGGTTGACGGAATGATGTACGACGTCATCTCGCCACCCAAGCGCTTTCAACCCGCCATCACCTCGCGCGTCAAGGTGATGTCGGGGCTCAACATCGCTGAGAAGCGCCTGCCACAGGACGGCCGCATCAGGCTGCGCATCGCCGGCCGCGACATCGACATTCGCGTCTCGTCGATCCCGACCGCCTTCGGCGAGCGCATCGTGCTGCGTCTGCTCGACCGCGCGCAGGCGCTGGTCGACCTCAGTCTCGACCATCTGGGATTCTCCGGCGATAACCTGGGGCGCCTCGACCGTCTAATCCGCCAGAGCCACGGTATCCTGCTCGCGACCGGCCCGACCGGCTCGGGCAAGACGACGACGCTGTATGCCTGTCTGGCACGGATCAATTCGCCCGAGAAGAACATCATCACGATCGAAGATCCCATCGAATACCAGCTCCACGGGATCGGCCAGATGCAGGTCAATCCGAAGATCGAGCTGACGTTCGCCAACGGCCTGCGTTCGATCCTGCGCCAGGACCCCGACGTGATCATGGTCGGTGAGATCCGCGACAGCGAGACGGCCGAAATTGCGATTCACGCCGCGCTCACCGGTCACCTGGTGTTCTCCACGCTGCACACCAATGATTCTTTCGGCGCGGTGACTCGCCTGGTCGACATGGGGATTGAGCCCTTCCTGGTCTCCTCGTCGATCCTGGCGGTCCTGGCCCAGCGGCTGGTTCGCCTGCTCTGCCAGAATTGCCGCGAGCCGTACACGGCCGGTGCCGCGGAGCTCGCCCGCATCGGACTTGAAGGAGTGCCCCTCGACGGACCGATCTACCGGCCGGCGGCGGCCGGCTGCCGCGCGTGCCGCGGCACCGGCTATCGCGGGCGCACCGCGATTCACGAGCTGATGGTGATGGACGACGAGGTGCGCACGCTGGTGATGCAGAAGGCGGACGCGGCAACCATCCGGCGCCACTGCACGTCGCGGGGGATGAAACTCTTGCGCCGCAACGGCGCCGAGCGGGTTCTCCAGGGACAGACCACGATCGAAGAGCTGCTGCGGGTCACCCAGGAAGACATCCTGTAG
- a CDS encoding enoyl-CoA hydratase-related protein, whose translation MEFKFIKYEKRGHLAYVTFNRPEVMNALHPPCHLEMDQVWDDFMADREMWVAILTGAGERAFSAGNDLKWTAEHRGERPPMSKGGFAGITARFDITKPIIAAVNGFALGGGCEIALACDLIIAAEHARFGLPEPRVGLMAGAGGVHRLPRHIPLKIAMGMILTGRHTTAAEAHRWGLVNEVVPLKDLMATAERWASEIMECSPVSIRASKEAAMGGLGMSLEEASKHHFPATAALWKSKDVIEGPLAFAQKRKPQWTGE comes from the coding sequence ATGGAATTCAAGTTCATCAAGTACGAAAAGCGCGGCCACCTGGCCTACGTCACCTTCAACCGTCCTGAGGTAATGAATGCGCTGCATCCGCCCTGCCATCTGGAGATGGACCAGGTGTGGGACGACTTCATGGCCGACCGCGAAATGTGGGTTGCCATTCTCACCGGCGCGGGCGAACGCGCATTCTCCGCTGGCAACGACCTCAAGTGGACCGCCGAGCATCGCGGCGAGCGCCCGCCGATGAGCAAAGGCGGCTTCGCCGGCATCACGGCCCGTTTCGACATTACCAAGCCGATTATCGCCGCGGTCAACGGCTTCGCCCTGGGTGGCGGATGCGAGATCGCGCTGGCCTGCGACCTGATCATCGCCGCCGAGCACGCGCGCTTCGGCTTGCCCGAGCCGCGCGTGGGACTGATGGCGGGCGCCGGCGGCGTACACCGCCTGCCGCGCCATATTCCGCTCAAGATCGCGATGGGCATGATCCTGACCGGCAGGCACACCACCGCCGCCGAGGCCCACCGATGGGGCCTGGTCAACGAGGTCGTGCCGCTGAAGGATCTGATGGCGACCGCAGAACGCTGGGCGAGCGAAATCATGGAGTGCTCGCCGGTGTCGATCCGGGCGAGCAAGGAGGCCGCGATGGGCGGGCTGGGGATGTCGCTGGAGGAGGCCTCGAAGCATCATTTCCCAGCTACTGCGGCGCTGTGGAAGTCGAAGGACGTGATTGAGGGGCCGCTTGCGTTTGCGCAAAAGCGCAAACCGCAATGGACGGGCGAGTAG
- a CDS encoding prolyl oligopeptidase family serine peptidase has translation MYRVSSPVTASGKTTDVPLADGIPRCARAGGVAQNKSRRALRVALVLALLLAPLAACRRAAPPAGAAAPQPFNFQIAVGSDHYNIEGYIASAGDPGRMPALLVLNAGEGNARRCIRKSAGFVEMGLLEACISIPGYGKSSGPSRFVGPQAVEAARRAVDLLAQRPDVDPDRIAVWGLADGAVAAGLLMDSDSRLRAVILQSGFYDTLKLWPEAPLPEKLAILRQVWPSRRVLAERSVIAHLPPKLDCSVLILHGEKDRKMPVDQAKRLASKLKERGVKVETRLFDDGHDLGGKVDGPLKEFLRENLIAAEPRSRSAS, from the coding sequence ATGTATAGAGTAAGCTCGCCCGTGACGGCCAGTGGTAAAACGACCGACGTGCCGCTAGCTGACGGCATCCCACGCTGTGCGCGCGCGGGCGGCGTTGCGCAAAATAAATCGCGCCGAGCGCTGAGGGTAGCGCTGGTCCTTGCCCTGCTCCTCGCGCCGCTTGCCGCCTGCCGGCGCGCCGCGCCGCCAGCGGGCGCGGCCGCGCCGCAACCGTTCAACTTTCAAATCGCGGTCGGTAGCGACCATTACAATATCGAGGGTTACATCGCGAGCGCGGGCGACCCGGGCCGGATGCCGGCGCTGCTCGTGCTCAATGCTGGCGAGGGCAATGCGCGCCGCTGTATTCGCAAGAGCGCCGGCTTCGTCGAGATGGGGCTGCTCGAGGCCTGCATCAGCATCCCGGGCTACGGCAAATCTTCGGGACCGAGCCGCTTCGTCGGTCCGCAGGCGGTCGAGGCTGCGCGCCGCGCGGTTGACCTGCTCGCCCAGCGCCCCGACGTCGATCCGGACCGTATCGCGGTGTGGGGTCTGGCCGACGGCGCAGTCGCCGCAGGGCTGCTGATGGACAGCGACTCGCGGCTGCGCGCGGTGATTCTCCAGTCGGGCTTTTACGACACGCTGAAGCTCTGGCCCGAGGCGCCGCTGCCCGAGAAGCTTGCGATCCTGCGCCAGGTCTGGCCGAGCCGCCGCGTGCTCGCCGAACGCAGCGTCATCGCGCATCTGCCGCCCAAGCTCGATTGCAGCGTGCTCATTCTGCACGGCGAGAAGGACAGGAAGATGCCGGTGGACCAGGCCAAGCGCCTGGCGAGCAAACTCAAGGAGCGAGGGGTCAAGGTCGAAACCCGCCTGTTCGATGACGGACACGACCTCGGCGGTAAAGTCGACGGCCCGCTCAAGGAATTCCTGCGCGAAAACCTTATCGCGGCCGAGCCGCGCTCGCGCTCGGCGTCCTGA
- a CDS encoding PaaI family thioesterase: MDGLAILDKNRLPFGELLGIKFTHAASERVAATMLVRDDMCTVPAVLHGGAVMAFADTLGACATFLNLSEGQNTTTIESKTNFLAPAPVGTMVSGECTPLHRGRRTMVWQTRVTGADGRLLAIVTQTQMVLEARARG; this comes from the coding sequence ATGGACGGTCTGGCGATTCTCGACAAGAACAGGCTGCCGTTCGGTGAGTTGCTGGGAATCAAGTTCACCCACGCGGCGTCGGAGCGGGTGGCCGCGACGATGCTGGTGCGCGACGACATGTGCACGGTGCCCGCGGTGCTGCACGGCGGCGCCGTGATGGCGTTTGCCGACACGCTCGGTGCCTGCGCAACTTTCCTCAACCTGAGCGAAGGCCAGAACACGACGACGATCGAGTCAAAGACCAACTTCCTTGCGCCGGCGCCGGTCGGCACCATGGTCAGCGGCGAATGCACGCCGTTGCATCGTGGGCGCCGCACGATGGTCTGGCAGACTCGAGTCACCGGCGCCGACGGCCGTCTGCTCGCGATCGTAACGCAGACCCAGATGGTGCTCGAAGCGCGTGCACGCGGTTGA
- a CDS encoding cupin domain-containing protein yields MINRREMMKALAAGPVAAIGIELIAALAQAEDSESAGKKISGPGASDEGVTVRPVLQHDLPDVPGKQLSVVTVEFAPGASSSPHRHPGSVAAYVLEGTVISEVDPGKPVTYKAGQSWYELPMHVHRVARNPSKKRPAKILALLIVEKGQELVLPPT; encoded by the coding sequence ATGATCAACCGGCGCGAGATGATGAAGGCGCTGGCCGCTGGGCCAGTCGCCGCTATCGGAATCGAACTGATCGCAGCGCTGGCGCAGGCCGAGGACTCGGAGAGCGCGGGCAAGAAAATTTCCGGCCCCGGCGCTTCGGACGAGGGCGTGACCGTGCGGCCGGTGCTCCAGCACGATCTGCCCGACGTCCCCGGCAAGCAGCTCAGTGTGGTGACGGTCGAGTTCGCGCCCGGCGCCAGCTCCAGCCCGCATCGCCATCCCGGTTCGGTGGCGGCTTACGTGCTCGAAGGCACGGTGATTAGCGAAGTCGACCCGGGCAAGCCGGTGACCTACAAGGCGGGGCAGTCGTGGTACGAGCTCCCGATGCACGTCCATCGCGTGGCGCGCAATCCGAGCAAAAAGCGCCCGGCAAAAATTCTTGCCCTGCTCATCGTCGAGAAGGGCCAGGAGCTGGTCCTGCCGCCGACTTAA